From Leptolyngbya sp. KIOST-1, one genomic window encodes:
- a CDS encoding creatininase family protein, giving the protein MHSPLPAHRYFPYLTWTEIEAMPDRENVVIVQPMGAIEQHGPHLPLAVDSAICTTVLGRALDRLDLAVPVYSLPPLYYGKSNEHWHFPGTITLSAETLLRVLHDVAESIYRAGFRKLVLLNAHGGQPQVLEIAARDLHLAHPDLMVFPLFVWAVPNCAGEVLTEKELELGIHAGDAETSLMLSILPEQVRMDQAQTEFPQGLPTDSWLTMEGALPFAWVTRDLSASGVLGDPTVATAAKGDRLLESLTQGWVTALEDIYRFRQPQTKLDLPQVSQGDR; this is encoded by the coding sequence ATGCACAGCCCCCTGCCAGCCCATCGCTACTTTCCCTACCTGACCTGGACCGAGATCGAAGCCATGCCCGATCGCGAAAATGTTGTGATCGTGCAACCGATGGGGGCGATTGAGCAGCACGGCCCCCACCTGCCCCTGGCCGTGGATAGTGCCATCTGCACCACGGTTTTAGGTCGCGCCCTCGATCGGCTCGACCTGGCAGTTCCGGTTTACAGCTTACCGCCCCTCTACTACGGCAAGTCGAACGAGCACTGGCACTTTCCGGGCACCATTACCCTCTCGGCGGAGACGTTGCTGCGGGTGCTGCACGATGTGGCAGAGAGCATCTACCGGGCCGGATTTCGCAAGCTGGTGCTGCTCAATGCCCACGGCGGCCAACCTCAGGTGCTGGAGATCGCCGCCCGCGACCTGCACCTGGCCCACCCTGATCTGATGGTGTTTCCGCTGTTTGTGTGGGCGGTGCCCAACTGCGCCGGGGAGGTGCTCACCGAGAAAGAACTGGAATTGGGCATCCATGCCGGGGATGCAGAAACCAGCCTGATGCTGTCGATCCTGCCGGAGCAGGTGCGGATGGACCAGGCCCAGACTGAGTTTCCCCAGGGATTGCCCACCGATAGCTGGCTGACGATGGAGGGGGCGCTGCCCTTTGCCTGGGTGACGCGGGACCTAAGCGCTAGCGGGGTGCTGGGCGACCCAACGGTGGCGACAGCGGCCAAGGGCGATCGCCTGCTGGAGTCGTTGACCCAGGGCTGGGTGACAGCGCTGGAGGATATCTACCGGTTTCGCCAACCCCAGACCAAGCTAGATTTGCCGCAGGTCTCCCAGGGCGATCGCTAG
- a CDS encoding bifunctional pantoate--beta-alanine ligase/(d)CMP kinase, translating to MRVLKTVEGLLRYLAQARQGLGASSSLEAGLGVPPTVGLVPTMGHLHRGHQSLIERARHENTLVVVSIFVNPLQFGPQEDLARYPHTPDQDLRLCEQGGVDVVFMPTPAAFYGSASPQGKDVTQVLPPQPMVSVLCGPYRPGHFAGVATVVTKLLSLVAPDRAYFGYKDAQQLAILKRLSRDLNLPGQIVGCPTVREESGLALSSRNTYLSEAERQQAAALHRGLMAAQRCFRAGERLGSALIAAVYQELALAPDLVPQYVELVHPETLHPLERIDSLGMVAIAAHLGTTRLIDNLLLRDRQPIVAIDGPAGAGKSTVARRVAQQLNLLYLDSGAMYRAVTWLALERGVDLHDEVAIAELVSDCDIHLAASGDDPAFAAFPSRIWLNGQEVTQLIRSSAVTDQVSLVSAQPTVRQTLLGQQQQYGVTGGVVMEGRDIGTQVFPQAELKIFLTASVAERARRRQRDLAAQQLPAIALDELELAIDERDRKDSSRSVSPLRKADDAIELNTDGLTLDEVVGKIVTLFQERVLS from the coding sequence GTGCGGGTACTTAAGACGGTTGAAGGCTTATTGCGTTATCTGGCGCAGGCGCGCCAGGGTCTAGGGGCTTCCAGCAGCCTGGAAGCTGGGTTGGGGGTTCCCCCTACGGTGGGTCTGGTGCCCACCATGGGCCACCTGCACAGGGGGCACCAGAGTCTGATCGAGCGGGCTCGGCACGAGAATACCCTGGTGGTCGTGAGCATTTTTGTCAATCCGCTCCAGTTTGGCCCCCAGGAGGATCTGGCCCGCTACCCCCACACCCCCGACCAGGATTTGCGCCTGTGTGAGCAGGGCGGGGTGGATGTGGTGTTTATGCCAACTCCGGCTGCGTTCTATGGTTCGGCCAGCCCTCAGGGAAAGGATGTGACCCAGGTTCTACCGCCGCAGCCGATGGTGTCGGTGCTGTGCGGTCCCTATCGCCCAGGGCATTTTGCCGGAGTAGCGACGGTAGTCACCAAGCTGCTGAGCCTGGTGGCCCCCGATCGCGCCTACTTTGGCTACAAAGACGCCCAGCAGCTGGCCATTCTCAAGCGGCTGTCGCGGGATTTGAACTTACCGGGGCAGATCGTTGGCTGTCCCACGGTGCGCGAGGAGAGCGGCCTGGCCCTCAGCTCGCGCAATACCTACCTGAGTGAGGCTGAGCGGCAGCAGGCCGCCGCCCTCCATCGCGGTCTGATGGCGGCCCAGCGCTGCTTCCGAGCCGGGGAGCGCCTGGGCTCGGCCCTGATCGCCGCCGTGTACCAGGAGCTGGCCCTGGCCCCCGACCTGGTACCGCAGTATGTGGAGCTGGTGCACCCCGAAACCCTGCACCCCCTGGAGCGGATCGACAGTCTGGGTATGGTGGCGATCGCGGCTCACCTGGGCACCACCCGCCTGATCGACAATCTGCTGCTGCGCGATCGCCAGCCGATTGTGGCCATTGATGGACCGGCGGGGGCGGGCAAGTCGACGGTGGCGCGGCGGGTGGCCCAGCAGCTAAATCTGCTCTACCTCGACAGCGGCGCCATGTATCGGGCGGTGACCTGGCTGGCCCTGGAGCGGGGGGTAGACCTGCACGACGAGGTGGCGATCGCCGAGCTGGTCAGCGACTGTGACATTCACCTGGCCGCCTCGGGGGATGACCCGGCTTTTGCCGCTTTCCCCAGCCGCATCTGGCTCAACGGTCAGGAGGTGACTCAGCTGATTCGCAGCTCGGCGGTGACCGACCAGGTTTCGCTGGTGTCGGCCCAGCCCACCGTGCGCCAAACCCTCCTGGGTCAGCAGCAGCAGTACGGCGTGACCGGCGGCGTGGTGATGGAAGGCCGCGACATTGGCACCCAGGTCTTTCCCCAGGCCGAGCTCAAGATTTTCCTTACCGCCTCGGTGGCCGAACGGGCCCGCCGTCGCCAGCGGGACCTGGCCGCCCAGCAGCTGCCGGCGATCGCCCTCGACGAGCTGGAGCTGGCCATCGACGAGCGCGATCGCAAGGACAGCAGCCGCTCGGTATCTCCCCTGCGCAAAGCCGACGACGCGATCGAACTCAACACCGACGGCCTGACCCTGGACGAAGTGGTCGGTAAAATCGTGACCCTGTTTCAGGAACGCGTCCTGTCCTAA
- a CDS encoding septal ring lytic transglycosylase RlpA family protein, whose protein sequence is MKHSVLGGLTVAVAMSVFGAPLPSQAQDSGNSGLSLDAEAEYHAEVLSRSDSPDAGPPADSVPSNLEPAKPESGLLPQSDDNENSALDTATVFPHALDARQAATVYIRSIPVITLVGGELETLNASQDKVATPQDAQVLVERANEILARLQDLADEGDATAIEARWEKEAETFVVAWGDETLLTVDDDAILPDTTANPGEDALQMANRLRRLLGDAPPLARIEGLPEPVTPTNRLGVVSATLTGMASWYGPGFHGRQSASGEVFNQNALTAAHRTLPFGTQVRVTNLSTGQSVVVRINDRGPFSGGRVIDLSAAAASQIGLRASGVGRVQIDVLSP, encoded by the coding sequence ATGAAACATTCCGTATTGGGCGGACTGACGGTTGCCGTCGCTATGTCCGTCTTTGGAGCACCTCTGCCTAGCCAAGCCCAAGACAGCGGTAATAGCGGTCTTTCTCTGGATGCTGAGGCCGAGTATCACGCTGAAGTCCTGTCCCGTTCCGACTCCCCAGATGCAGGTCCACCTGCCGACTCCGTCCCTTCAAATCTTGAGCCAGCCAAACCTGAATCAGGCCTGCTTCCCCAGTCCGACGACAATGAAAATTCAGCCTTAGATACGGCGACAGTGTTTCCCCACGCCCTCGATGCACGCCAAGCCGCCACGGTCTACATTCGTTCCATACCGGTGATTACGCTGGTGGGAGGTGAGCTTGAAACCCTAAATGCCAGTCAAGATAAAGTTGCCACACCACAGGACGCTCAGGTTTTGGTGGAGCGAGCTAATGAAATTCTGGCCCGACTTCAGGATCTGGCGGATGAAGGCGATGCCACGGCCATTGAGGCTCGGTGGGAGAAGGAGGCCGAGACGTTTGTGGTGGCCTGGGGCGACGAGACCCTGCTCACTGTAGACGACGACGCCATTCTGCCTGACACCACCGCCAACCCCGGCGAAGATGCACTCCAGATGGCCAACCGGCTGCGACGCTTGCTGGGGGATGCCCCTCCACTGGCGCGGATCGAAGGCTTACCTGAACCAGTGACGCCCACCAACCGGCTAGGTGTTGTTTCGGCCACCTTGACCGGGATGGCCTCCTGGTATGGTCCTGGCTTCCACGGTCGCCAGAGCGCCAGCGGTGAAGTATTCAACCAAAATGCGCTCACCGCTGCCCACCGGACGCTGCCCTTCGGTACACAGGTACGTGTCACCAACCTGTCGACAGGACAATCGGTGGTAGTGAGAATTAACGATCGCGGTCCCTTCAGCGGCGGACGGGTGATCGATTTGTCTGCGGCTGCGGCCAGCCAAATCGGCCTGAGGGCCAGCGGCGTTGGCCGGGTGCAGATCGACGTTCTCTCGCCCTAG
- a CDS encoding pseudouridine synthase — protein MAERLQKILSQYGLASRRQAEQMIESGQVRVNGEVAYLGQRADPNCDRIEINRQPLQPHHRPTQHYLLLHKPLGMVSTCADPQGRPTVLDVLPSELHSAGMHPVGRLDVYTTGALLLTNDGDFTFRLTHPRHDITKTYRVRVEGQMSPEALEAWRQGILLDNRPTRPARVEVTAQGRNHTQLEVVLQEGRNRQIRRVVQALGYRVLDLHRTAVGSVRLGNLNVGTHRALSSAEIEALLAESPVQSAPPAKLSPPSVSHSPS, from the coding sequence ATGGCAGAGCGGCTGCAAAAAATTCTGTCTCAGTATGGTTTGGCCTCGCGGCGACAGGCCGAACAGATGATCGAATCTGGGCAGGTGCGGGTCAATGGGGAAGTGGCCTACCTCGGGCAGCGGGCCGATCCCAACTGCGATCGCATCGAGATTAACCGGCAACCCCTCCAGCCCCACCACCGCCCTACCCAGCACTACCTGCTGCTGCACAAACCCCTGGGTATGGTGTCCACCTGCGCCGATCCCCAGGGTCGCCCAACGGTTCTGGACGTGCTCCCATCGGAGCTTCACAGTGCCGGAATGCACCCGGTCGGTCGCCTGGACGTCTACACCACCGGAGCGCTGCTGCTCACCAACGACGGCGACTTCACGTTTCGGCTCACCCACCCCCGCCACGACATTACCAAAACCTATCGGGTGCGGGTGGAGGGGCAGATGTCCCCAGAGGCCCTGGAGGCCTGGCGGCAGGGCATTCTGCTGGACAACCGCCCCACTCGGCCAGCCCGTGTGGAGGTGACTGCCCAGGGGCGAAACCATACCCAGCTGGAGGTCGTACTGCAGGAAGGCCGCAACCGGCAAATCCGTCGAGTCGTCCAGGCCCTGGGCTACCGGGTGCTAGACTTACATCGCACCGCCGTCGGCTCTGTCCGGTTGGGTAACCTCAACGTGGGAACCCACAGGGCTTTATCATCTGCCGAAATTGAGGCATTATTAGCAGAGTCACCGGTTCAATCAGCTCCTCCTGCTAAGCTGTCTCCACCATCAGTAAGCCATTCACCGTCTTGA
- a CDS encoding shikimate dehydrogenase, translated as MPITGTTRLLGVIGDPIAHSLSPVMHNAALAELGVDAVYVAFPVAVDGLETAIAGFNVIGVQGFSVTIPHKQAIVPLLAELTPEAQAVGAVNTVWRTERGWAGTNTDVAGFMAPLRGLRDGGLRDWSGRTALVLGNGGAARAVVAGCGQLGFAVVQVVGRSVQKLADFKQSWVTSPLPSALTVHSWADLPTLLPTADLIVNTTPIGMHTTAAQSPLAAEHLALAPDHAVVYDLIYTPRPTQMLSLAAQRGLNTLDGLEMLVQQGAVALELWLQQPVPVATMRQALEDWLAAQAT; from the coding sequence ATGCCCATCACCGGTACTACCCGCCTCCTCGGCGTCATCGGCGACCCGATCGCCCACTCCCTGTCGCCGGTCATGCACAATGCCGCCCTGGCCGAACTGGGGGTCGATGCGGTGTACGTGGCTTTCCCAGTGGCGGTAGACGGGTTGGAGACGGCGATCGCTGGCTTTAACGTCATTGGGGTGCAGGGGTTTAGCGTTACCATTCCCCACAAACAGGCGATCGTGCCGCTGCTGGCCGAGCTGACGCCAGAGGCCCAGGCGGTGGGGGCGGTAAATACCGTCTGGCGCACCGAGCGGGGCTGGGCCGGCACCAATACCGATGTGGCCGGATTTATGGCCCCGCTCCGGGGGCTGCGGGACGGGGGGCTGCGGGACTGGTCGGGCCGAACGGCGCTGGTGCTGGGCAACGGCGGCGCGGCCCGGGCGGTGGTGGCGGGCTGCGGGCAGCTGGGCTTTGCCGTAGTGCAGGTGGTGGGGCGCAGCGTTCAAAAACTGGCGGACTTTAAGCAGAGCTGGGTGACCTCACCCCTGCCCTCGGCCCTGACGGTCCACAGCTGGGCCGACCTGCCAACCCTGCTGCCCACCGCCGACCTGATTGTCAACACTACCCCGATCGGCATGCACACCACGGCAGCCCAGTCGCCGCTGGCGGCGGAACACCTGGCGCTGGCTCCCGACCACGCCGTGGTCTACGACCTGATCTACACCCCCCGGCCCACCCAGATGCTCTCCCTGGCCGCCCAGCGGGGCCTGAACACGCTGGACGGGCTGGAGATGCTGGTGCAGCAGGGGGCCGTGGCCCTGGAGCTGTGGCTGCAGCAGCCCGTGCCCGTGGCCACCATGCGCCAGGCCCTGGAGGACTGGCTGGCGGCCCAGGCCACCTAG
- a CDS encoding helix-turn-helix domain-containing protein, with protein sequence MVDPNAVYREQLFELGALLRSARQQQGKTLEALAEKTLIRASLMAAIEQGDLEALPEPVYIRGLIRRYGDALQLDGETLASQFFAPPRIQRRSWKETPAAQLRPLHLYGAYFMLLVAAISGLSYVLRQTAPEVTVLPPLNPLDGTTTQPAPSAGSDSLPATAAPAPAEPQSPIQVRMTLTAQSWLRITSDGKTEFEGILQPGDTRMWTADEALTIRAGNAGGVMVSYNDRQAEALGQPGMVREITFSPAEAISLAW encoded by the coding sequence TTGGTTGATCCTAATGCTGTTTACCGAGAGCAGCTTTTTGAGCTGGGTGCTCTACTGCGGTCTGCACGGCAGCAGCAGGGCAAAACTCTGGAAGCCCTGGCTGAAAAGACCCTGATTCGGGCCAGCTTAATGGCCGCGATCGAACAAGGTGATCTGGAGGCACTGCCGGAGCCTGTCTACATTCGCGGCCTGATTCGCCGCTACGGCGACGCCCTTCAGCTCGACGGCGAAACCCTGGCCAGTCAATTTTTTGCGCCGCCGCGCATCCAGCGGCGCTCCTGGAAAGAGACGCCAGCAGCCCAGCTGCGTCCCCTGCACCTCTACGGGGCTTACTTCATGCTGCTGGTTGCGGCCATCAGCGGGCTTTCCTACGTGCTGCGGCAAACTGCCCCGGAGGTCACCGTGCTGCCGCCGCTAAATCCGCTCGATGGCACGACGACCCAGCCCGCTCCCTCAGCCGGCTCCGATAGCCTCCCTGCCACTGCCGCCCCCGCCCCAGCGGAGCCCCAGTCCCCCATCCAGGTCAGAATGACCCTGACAGCGCAGTCCTGGCTCCGGATCACCTCCGATGGCAAGACCGAGTTCGAGGGCATCCTGCAGCCGGGCGATACCCGCATGTGGACGGCGGATGAGGCCCTCACCATTCGGGCCGGCAATGCCGGTGGCGTGATGGTCAGCTACAACGATCGCCAGGCCGAAGCCCTGGGCCAGCCGGGGATGGTGCGAGAAATCACCTTTTCCCCCGCTGAGGCCATCAGCCTAGCCTGGTAA
- a CDS encoding DUF4278 domain-containing protein — translation MSLKYRGVDYEPATPQVAISEEVIGRYRGAVATRHVAKQAKAAHPQGLKYRGAVVR, via the coding sequence ATGTCCTTGAAATATCGCGGCGTTGATTACGAACCGGCTACCCCTCAGGTAGCTATTTCTGAAGAAGTTATTGGCCGCTATCGCGGTGCGGTGGCTACTCGCCACGTGGCGAAGCAGGCTAAAGCCGCTCATCCCCAAGGTCTGAAGTACCGCGGGGCCGTGGTTCGCTAG
- the purM gene encoding phosphoribosylformylglycinamidine cyclo-ligase, translating into MDYRDAGVDVEAGRGFVQRIRSLVESTRRPEVLGGLGGFSGLCELPTGYREPVLVSGTDGVGTKLKIAQVTQRHSTVGIDLVAMCVNDILTSGAEPLFFLDYLATGKLEPAALAEVVEGIVAGCRQAGCALLGGETAEMPGFYGPGEYDLAGFCVGVVEKSQILDGSQVQVGDRVLGLASSGVHSNGFSLVRKVVAEGQRLDASNPEQQGYGWDEVVPALGDLSLAEVLLTPTRIYVNPVLQARRQGLAIHGMAHITGGGLPENLPRCLGPEQSIHLDLGSWPVPPVFDWLVQAGQVPEADRYHTFNMGIGFALVVPANDVDQALAWLAQHQVEAYCIGEVVAGAGQVTGLPD; encoded by the coding sequence ATGGATTATCGGGATGCCGGTGTGGACGTAGAGGCAGGGCGAGGTTTCGTACAGCGCATTCGCAGCCTGGTAGAGAGCACCCGCCGCCCCGAAGTGCTGGGTGGATTGGGTGGGTTCAGCGGCCTCTGCGAGCTGCCGACGGGCTACCGGGAACCCGTGCTGGTATCGGGCACAGATGGGGTGGGCACCAAACTCAAAATCGCCCAGGTGACCCAGCGCCACAGCACGGTTGGCATTGACCTGGTGGCGATGTGCGTCAACGACATTCTCACCAGTGGGGCGGAACCGCTGTTTTTTCTAGACTATTTGGCCACCGGTAAGCTAGAGCCCGCTGCCCTGGCCGAGGTGGTGGAAGGGATTGTGGCCGGGTGCCGCCAGGCTGGCTGTGCCCTGCTGGGGGGAGAAACGGCGGAGATGCCTGGTTTTTACGGTCCCGGTGAGTATGACCTGGCGGGGTTTTGCGTTGGGGTGGTCGAAAAGTCGCAAATTCTAGACGGCAGTCAGGTTCAGGTGGGCGATCGCGTCCTGGGTCTGGCCAGCAGCGGCGTACACAGCAATGGTTTTAGCCTGGTGCGCAAGGTGGTCGCCGAGGGCCAGCGTCTCGATGCTTCGAATCCAGAGCAGCAGGGCTATGGCTGGGATGAGGTTGTCCCTGCGCTCGGTGACCTGAGCCTGGCCGAGGTCTTGCTCACCCCTACCCGCATCTATGTCAACCCTGTCCTGCAAGCACGGCGGCAGGGATTGGCTATCCACGGCATGGCCCATATTACCGGCGGTGGTCTGCCCGAGAACCTGCCCCGCTGCCTGGGGCCAGAGCAGAGCATTCATCTTGATCTTGGTAGCTGGCCTGTGCCACCGGTCTTTGACTGGCTGGTACAGGCAGGTCAGGTGCCCGAAGCCGATCGCTACCACACTTTTAACATGGGAATTGGGTTTGCCCTGGTGGTGCCGGCCAACGATGTCGATCAGGCGCTGGCCTGGCTGGCCCAGCACCAGGTCGAGGCCTACTGCATTGGGGAAGTGGTGGCGGGGGCAGGCCAGGTGACGGGCCTGCCAGACTAG
- a CDS encoding PAS domain-containing sensor histidine kinase — translation MTIFAYLLGLATGVLLLVWQRGRQRYREQRLLGTLKATDWPTALGQVEQMVQTQPQQQRQLRSLGTSRDTLERILQTAPIGYLQVDEENQLIWCNEQANRLLKMNQPLAGPVRRRRLLLEVARSYELDALIEETREKQTCCQREWMLYQISPDPLHPKEEPTYPLRGYALPLEGGEVGVFLENRQEAALLVQQRDRWTSDVAHELKTPLTSIRLVAETLQPRVDDGQRRWLDRLINETIRLSNLVEDLLNLSRLQGDQFRGLTLEPVDLPQLVQRAWVSLEPLAQVKGLTLTYEGPSRYLVNLDETLFHRVLLNLIDNAIKHSPSQATILVRLNLPPQPVRDGDGEADAITLEVLDMGSGFSAKDLPYIFDRFYRADPSRSRSDPLVDLPPMDPVVATELSRGTGLGLAIVSQIVEAHNGTITAANHPELGGGWLQLQLPVTALVE, via the coding sequence TTGACTATTTTCGCGTATCTGCTGGGGCTGGCTACGGGGGTGCTGCTGCTAGTTTGGCAGCGCGGGCGGCAGCGTTACCGCGAGCAGCGGCTGCTCGGTACGCTGAAGGCAACCGACTGGCCTACGGCCCTGGGCCAGGTTGAGCAGATGGTGCAAACTCAACCCCAGCAGCAGCGGCAGCTGCGATCGCTGGGCACTAGCCGCGACACCCTGGAGCGCATTTTGCAGACGGCTCCCATCGGCTATCTCCAGGTCGATGAAGAAAATCAGCTGATCTGGTGCAATGAGCAGGCCAACCGACTGCTGAAGATGAACCAACCCCTGGCCGGGCCGGTGCGGCGACGGCGGCTGCTGCTCGAAGTAGCCCGCTCCTACGAGCTGGATGCGCTAATTGAGGAAACGCGTGAAAAGCAAACCTGCTGTCAGCGCGAATGGATGCTCTACCAAATTTCACCCGACCCCCTGCATCCCAAGGAGGAGCCAACCTATCCACTGCGGGGATATGCCCTGCCCCTGGAGGGCGGCGAAGTGGGAGTCTTTTTGGAGAACCGCCAGGAGGCCGCCCTACTGGTGCAGCAGCGCGATCGCTGGACCTCCGACGTCGCCCACGAGCTCAAAACCCCCCTCACCTCAATTCGGCTGGTGGCTGAAACCCTCCAGCCCCGAGTCGACGACGGCCAGCGGCGCTGGCTCGATCGCCTGATCAACGAGACCATTCGGCTCAGCAACCTGGTGGAAGACCTGCTCAACCTCAGTCGGCTCCAGGGCGACCAGTTTCGGGGGCTCACCCTGGAGCCAGTCGATCTGCCCCAGCTGGTGCAGCGGGCCTGGGTGAGCCTGGAGCCTCTGGCCCAGGTCAAAGGGCTTACCCTCACCTACGAAGGTCCCTCCCGCTACCTGGTTAATCTCGACGAAACCCTGTTTCATCGGGTGCTGCTCAACCTGATCGACAACGCCATCAAGCACAGCCCCAGCCAAGCGACGATTTTGGTCCGGTTAAACCTGCCTCCGCAGCCGGTCAGGGATGGCGATGGCGAGGCCGACGCCATAACCCTGGAGGTGCTGGATATGGGGTCGGGCTTTAGCGCCAAAGACTTGCCCTACATTTTCGATCGCTTTTACCGCGCTGATCCCTCCCGCAGTCGCAGCGATCCCCTGGTCGATCTCCCCCCCATGGATCCGGTCGTGGCTACTGAGCTCAGTCGGGGAACCGGCCTGGGCCTGGCCATCGTCAGCCAAATTGTCGAAGCCCACAACGGCACGATTACTGCGGCTAACCACCCCGAGTTGGGGGGTGGTTGGCTACAGCTACAGCTGCCGGTCACAGCCCTAGTTGAATAA
- a CDS encoding prohibitin family protein, producing the protein MKSSTLNWSPVVLSFLAIVGLALVTSSFVIINPGQAGVLSILGKSQDGALLEGIHLKPPLVSTVDVYDVTVQKFEVPAQSSTKDLQDLSGRFAINFRLDPNEVVNIRRTQGTLENLVSKIVAPQTQESFKIAAARRTVEEAITQRAELKQDFDDALTSRLDKYGIVVLDTSVVDLTFSTEFAKAVEDKQIAEQRARRAVYIAQEAEQEAQAEINRAKGRAEAQRLIAETLKAKGGALVLQKEAIEAWKDGGAQVPRVLVVGSGSDVPFILDLQRTEAEDGAIAQPG; encoded by the coding sequence TTGAAATCTTCGACTTTGAACTGGTCGCCTGTGGTGCTGAGTTTTCTCGCCATCGTTGGGCTGGCCCTGGTAACCAGCAGCTTTGTCATCATCAATCCCGGCCAGGCCGGCGTGCTCAGTATCCTGGGTAAATCCCAGGATGGGGCTCTGCTGGAGGGTATTCACCTGAAACCCCCCCTGGTCTCGACCGTAGATGTTTACGACGTCACGGTTCAGAAGTTTGAGGTGCCAGCCCAAAGCTCAACCAAAGACCTGCAGGACCTCTCAGGCCGTTTTGCGATCAACTTCCGCCTTGACCCCAACGAGGTGGTCAACATTCGCCGCACCCAGGGCACCCTGGAAAACCTGGTGTCTAAAATTGTGGCCCCCCAGACCCAGGAGTCGTTTAAGATTGCCGCCGCTCGCCGCACCGTCGAAGAAGCGATTACCCAGCGGGCTGAACTCAAGCAGGACTTTGACGATGCTCTCACCTCCCGCCTGGATAAGTACGGCATTGTGGTGCTCGACACCAGCGTGGTGGATCTGACCTTCTCGACGGAGTTTGCCAAGGCGGTAGAGGACAAGCAAATTGCTGAGCAGCGCGCCCGACGGGCGGTCTACATTGCCCAGGAGGCCGAGCAAGAGGCCCAGGCCGAAATTAACCGGGCTAAGGGGCGGGCCGAAGCCCAGCGGCTAATTGCCGAAACCCTCAAAGCCAAGGGCGGGGCGCTGGTGCTGCAAAAAGAGGCGATCGAAGCCTGGAAAGATGGCGGAGCCCAGGTGCCCAGGGTGCTGGTGGTGGGTTCGGGCAGCGATGTGCCATTTATTTTGGATTTGCAGCGCACCGAGGCCGAGGACGGGGCGATCGCCCAACCCGGCTAG